In Deinococcus sp. HSC-46F16, the following are encoded in one genomic region:
- a CDS encoding ABC transporter permease, which produces MNGKDLWTLAWRGLTRRPVRTLLTALGITVAVASMVVFLSLGEGIRKVFTAELGGIGPDVQVSLSGFSQGFAPSPNLPEEVVGQIRGLSDELGITAVTPVVVTVRGSLDVTQSAVLYGVPAAGGMTNVFPNARVAQGRALTGADEGGAVAVIGSKTAENLNLGLGSTLNLNRRSRVKVIGVLAPESGLVDSLIFLPIETLQAAEGAEGRVSTVALKLEDPRQSRAVADTIAERLDVEAQTQSDFVSFVDRALRISDAVRFGISLIALIVGGLAVANTVMMGVFERTREFGTLRAIGARPGFVRGLVMAESLLLSLAGGVGGLLLGLVGIWGVNLYTQDLAGIDAAALTPRLTLLALAISLLLGLLSGLLPARSASRLNITEALGRV; this is translated from the coding sequence ATGAACGGCAAAGACTTATGGACCCTCGCGTGGCGCGGCCTGACCCGCCGCCCGGTGCGGACCCTGCTGACCGCACTGGGCATCACGGTGGCGGTCGCCAGCATGGTGGTGTTCTTGTCGCTGGGGGAAGGCATCCGCAAGGTGTTCACCGCCGAGTTGGGCGGCATCGGCCCCGACGTGCAGGTCAGCCTCAGCGGGTTTTCGCAGGGCTTTGCGCCCTCGCCCAACCTGCCCGAGGAGGTGGTGGGGCAGATTCGCGGCCTCTCGGACGAGCTGGGGATCACGGCGGTGACGCCCGTGGTGGTCACGGTGCGCGGCAGCCTCGACGTGACCCAGAGCGCGGTGCTGTACGGGGTGCCTGCCGCCGGAGGCATGACCAACGTCTTTCCCAACGCGCGGGTGGCCCAGGGCCGGGCGCTCACGGGAGCCGACGAGGGCGGCGCGGTGGCGGTCATCGGGTCGAAGACGGCCGAGAACCTGAACCTGGGGCTGGGCAGCACCCTCAACCTCAACCGCCGCAGCCGGGTGAAGGTGATAGGGGTGCTCGCGCCCGAGTCGGGGCTGGTGGACTCGCTGATCTTCCTGCCGATCGAGACGCTTCAGGCGGCGGAGGGGGCCGAAGGCCGCGTGTCCACGGTCGCCCTGAAGCTGGAAGACCCCCGGCAGTCCCGCGCGGTGGCCGACACCATCGCCGAGCGGCTGGACGTGGAGGCGCAGACGCAGTCGGACTTCGTGTCCTTTGTGGACCGGGCGCTGCGGATCAGTGACGCCGTGCGGTTCGGCATCAGCCTGATCGCCCTGATCGTGGGCGGGCTGGCGGTGGCGAACACGGTGATGATGGGCGTCTTCGAGCGCACCCGCGAGTTCGGCACCCTGCGGGCCATCGGCGCCCGGCCGGGCTTCGTGCGGGGGCTGGTGATGGCCGAGTCGCTGCTCCTCTCGCTGGCGGGCGGCGTGGGGGGGCTGCTGCTGGGGCTGGTGGGCATCTGGGGCGTGAACCTCTACACCCAGGACCTCGCCGGGATTGACGCGGCGGCCCTGACGCCCCGGCTCACGCTGCTGGCCCTGGCCATCAGCCTGCTGCTGGGGCTGCTCTCGGGGCTGCTTCCGGCCCGCAGCGCCAGCCGCCTGAACATCACCGAAGCGCTGGGGAGGGTCTGA
- a CDS encoding EamA family transporter, translating into MKPSPAGLILTAAVLWGLLGILGKGAQGAGVGALEVAFWRAALGGGLFALHAGLTRATLPRGRDLGVTAAFGLAGVSVFYGAYQLAVRTGGASLASVLLYTAPAFVALLGWGLLRERLGGREALAVAGTLGGIALISLGGGQGVTVTGAALGWGLLSGLTYSLYYLYGKGFFGRYAPTALYAVALPVGALGLLPFVEFSAKTPAAWASLAGIAVLSTYFAYLAYSAGLKHLPATRASVIASLEPVVAAGLAAALFGERLSAVALVGAALVIGAALLLSVGGREKTEAVTA; encoded by the coding sequence GTGAAGCCCTCCCCCGCCGGGCTGATCCTGACCGCCGCCGTGCTGTGGGGCCTGCTGGGGATTCTGGGCAAGGGCGCTCAGGGGGCGGGCGTGGGGGCGCTGGAGGTCGCCTTCTGGCGGGCCGCGCTGGGGGGCGGCCTTTTCGCCCTGCACGCCGGGCTGACCCGCGCCACGTTGCCGCGTGGCCGCGACCTGGGAGTGACCGCTGCGTTCGGCCTGGCCGGGGTCAGTGTGTTCTACGGGGCCTACCAGCTCGCCGTGCGGACGGGCGGGGCCAGCCTCGCCTCGGTGCTGCTGTACACCGCGCCCGCCTTCGTCGCGCTGCTGGGCTGGGGCCTGCTGCGCGAGCGGCTGGGCGGGCGGGAGGCGCTGGCCGTCGCGGGCACGCTGGGGGGCATCGCCCTGATCAGCCTGGGCGGGGGCCAGGGCGTGACCGTGACCGGGGCGGCGCTGGGGTGGGGGCTGCTCTCGGGGCTGACGTACAGCCTGTATTACCTGTATGGCAAGGGGTTCTTCGGGCGCTACGCCCCCACCGCCCTGTATGCCGTGGCCCTTCCCGTGGGGGCGCTGGGGCTGCTGCCCTTCGTGGAGTTCAGCGCCAAGACGCCCGCCGCGTGGGCCAGCCTTGCGGGAATCGCGGTGCTGAGCACCTATTTCGCCTATCTCGCCTACAGTGCGGGGTTGAAACACCTGCCCGCCACCCGCGCCAGCGTGATCGCCAGCCTGGAACCCGTCGTGGCGGCGGGCCTCGCCGCGGCCCTGTTCGGGGAGAGGCTCTCGGCGGTCGCGCTGGTGGGCGCGGCGCTGGTGATCGGGGCCGCGCTGCTGCTGAGCGTGGGGGGCCGGGAGAAAACGGAGGCGGTCACGGCGTAG
- a CDS encoding DUF4127 family protein, with the protein MPRPLLLLALLFAGQAGAQTLLPLDSRPATRVLPSLIAGLRGGDVRVPPADLLGTAAREADPATLTAWLEAQSSGTPLVVALDALAYGGLVQSRTSPLTAAETLARLEPLRTWSARTGSPVYAFITLPREPDATGRERNLAVVREVMRWAEEGAFRELHVTWDDALPGSPAPAEGAALAQEAPANVRVYPGADEVLSLLVARALAPAGRTLRVEYSDPAKAQEVTRYEGIPLTQSVLGRAGAGGFRVLEGGRADLTLYVYNGGDPRRAALRVSALLRQGPVAVADVAQVNLGNVRLWRDLATLRQHANLRSLAAWGTPGNNVGTALAHARLSLEGADPVRQDALLAREYANDVIYSAEVRAALRKAIPEAGLNTPAGQARLLEIAREYFPLRVGLTYTLEDAALPWGRSFEWDFRLEGR; encoded by the coding sequence ATGCCCCGCCCGCTGCTCCTTCTCGCCCTCCTGTTCGCTGGCCAGGCGGGTGCCCAGACCCTCCTCCCGCTGGACTCGCGCCCGGCGACCCGTGTGCTGCCCTCCCTGATCGCCGGACTGCGCGGCGGTGACGTGCGGGTGCCCCCCGCTGACCTGCTGGGCACGGCGGCGCGGGAAGCTGACCCGGCCACCCTGACCGCGTGGCTGGAGGCGCAGTCCAGCGGGACGCCGCTGGTGGTGGCGCTCGACGCCCTCGCCTACGGGGGCCTCGTGCAGTCGCGCACCAGTCCGTTGACGGCGGCCGAGACGCTGGCCCGCCTGGAGCCGCTGCGGACCTGGTCCGCGAGGACCGGGAGCCCGGTCTACGCTTTCATCACCCTGCCGCGCGAGCCGGACGCCACGGGCCGCGAGCGCAACCTCGCCGTGGTGCGGGAGGTGATGCGCTGGGCGGAGGAGGGAGCCTTCCGCGAACTGCACGTCACCTGGGACGATGCCCTGCCCGGCAGCCCCGCTCCGGCCGAGGGCGCAGCGCTGGCGCAGGAGGCCCCCGCCAACGTCCGCGTCTACCCCGGCGCCGACGAGGTGCTGAGCCTGCTGGTGGCCCGTGCCCTGGCCCCGGCGGGGCGAACCCTGCGGGTGGAGTACAGCGACCCGGCGAAGGCGCAGGAGGTCACCCGTTACGAGGGCATCCCGCTGACCCAGAGCGTGCTGGGCCGCGCCGGGGCGGGCGGCTTTCGGGTGCTTGAAGGCGGACGGGCCGACCTCACCCTCTACGTCTACAACGGCGGCGATCCCCGCCGGGCCGCCCTGCGGGTGAGTGCCCTCTTGCGTCAGGGGCCGGTCGCGGTGGCGGACGTGGCGCAGGTCAACCTGGGCAACGTGCGGCTGTGGCGTGACCTCGCCACCCTGCGGCAGCACGCCAACCTGCGCTCGCTGGCCGCCTGGGGGACGCCGGGCAACAACGTCGGGACGGCCCTGGCCCATGCCCGCCTCAGCCTGGAGGGGGCGGACCCTGTCCGGCAGGACGCGCTGCTGGCCCGCGAGTACGCCAACGACGTGATCTACAGCGCCGAGGTCCGGGCCGCCCTCCGCAAGGCCATCCCGGAAGCGGGGCTCAACACCCCCGCCGGGCAGGCGCGGCTGCTGGAGATTGCCCGCGAGTATTTCCCGCTGAGGGTCGGGCTGACCTACACCCTGGAGGACGCCGCGCTGCCCTGGGGCCGCTCCTTCGAGTGGGACTTCCGGTTGGAGGGGCGGTAG